Part of the Candidatus Ozemobacteraceae bacterium genome is shown below.
TGAGGTTGCCTCCCGTGTCCAGTCTGCCCGACCCGTCACGAACGACCCTGCCGCCCGTCAGCCGCGACGCGATGATGACGGCCCCCCTGGGCGAAGCCGTGACCCGCGTGCTGGCCTGCAACATGATGGGTCTGACCGGCCTGTTCACCACCACGTCGGCCGACGTCAGCAAGGAAGGCTCGTTCAAGATGGGCTTCCATTCGAGCTGGTTCACCCTCGACCGCGTCTACGACCGCGTCCTGGCGAGCGGCGAAAGCGGCGACCTGCTCGAGATTCCGCTGTTCTTCAATTATTCGGTGACGAACGACCTCGAGTTCGCGTTCTCGATGCCGATTCTCAACTACACCATCAAGTCCCGCATCCTCTGGTCGAAGGATTTCCGCGAATCCGGAAGCGGTGACTCGAAACTCGCGTTCAAATACCGCGTGTTCGATAATCCCCAGTATCAAACGCGCGGCGCGTTCGGCCTCGGGTTCAAGTTCCCCACCGGCAGCGACGCCAAGGGGCTGGGAACCGGCAAGACCGACTTCGAGGTCTACACGGCCTTCAGCAAGAACTTCGAGCGCGTCATCGCCCACCTGAACCTGGGCTACGTGATGACCGGCGACCCGAACACCCAGTTCTACCCCGACGGACTTGCCGATATCTTTTACTATAATATCGGCCTCGAATACCCGCACACCAACAACGTCACCGTCATGGCCGAAGTGAACGGCCAGGACTGGGGCGCGGAAGGCCTGAAGATCGACGTGACCCCCGGCCTGCGCTACACACCGACCGAGAACTTCGCGTTCGAGGTCGGCGTGCCCGTCGCCGTCACGAACGACCAGCGGTATGGCTACAACTATAGAGTCGTCTTCGGGGTGACGACCTTCTTCCGCTGATCCATGCCGGAAAAACTCGAGCGCCGGCGAAGCCGATAGGCTTCGCCGGCGCTGCGTTTTGACGCGGAAACACGCTTGTCATGAAACGGTGTCATCGCGCTGATGTGTTTCGAGCGAGTGAAGGGGACATGACGTTCGGCTGATGCGTGACGGGTTGCATGTGGATGGCATGCGTTTCCCACGCGAGCGGAACCCCGGCCCATACGTGAACTCTGACGAGGAGTCCGTAACAATCAGGCTTGCGGGAGCGGTCGAACAGGACGCTTCCGAGGGAGTGAAAGACGGGGCGCCCGCCAATGCTCCCGCCAGACTTGATCCGATGCGGATGGTGTCCGAACACGCCGGCCGCGCCCGCATCGATCAGGGCCTTGGCGAAGCTCCGTTCTGCCGGCGAGACATACTCTGTGTCCTCGATGCCGACGTGCAGGAAAACGAACGTCAGGTTTTCGCGCGAGTCGCTCGCGACCTGGTTCACGAGGTTCCGATACCGCCTGCCGCCCGGTGGGGAGCCCGTGAGATCGGCGGCAAGAATCACGATCGGTATGCCTTTGATCAGAAACTCGTGACGGCCGGCGAATCCCGTGAGTCCGATTGCCGAAAGCTCCGCGATCGTGCGCTCGAGGCTGCCGGGGCCGCCGTCCCGGGCATGGTTGTTCGCCAGCCCGAAGGCGGAAAAGCCGCTCTGCGGCAGACAATTCAGCGCTTCCGCGTCGAAGGAAAGATCGTGGCGCATCGTTTTGGAGGATGTTCCGACACCGGTTTTCACCGAGCCTTCCAGGTTCGAGACGGCCAGATCGGCGGTGCGCAGATGCTCCCTGAGCGACGAGAAATACCGGTCGGCCCCGATCGATTCGATGCGTCGCGGAATCTCACGGCCGAGCGCAAGATCGCCCGCGAATTCGATCCTCAGCCAGAGATGGTCGACGAGCCCGAGCAGCAACCAGATCAGCCACGGGCTCATGGAAACAGGCGGGTTGAATGAATAGAAGATGCTATGTAGGGGCGGGTTTCAAAGC
Proteins encoded:
- a CDS encoding transporter, producing MSRNTAILALAASLLALPAGAQEYLQPEVQNQLKQSGFSSSFISSVRRQPVSPYRRVADASPAMGQAGSLPAITTSVPSSADATGAALPPVSASALSPAAGSSDTGGSAITPASAKSGVKKKAKKAKPKKRSSAPIVSSSSDTMITPAPAPVMPVPAPYANQPAPLPSIRSTDQEIYSQEPLRLPPVSSLPDPSRTTLPPVSRDAMMTAPLGEAVTRVLACNMMGLTGLFTTTSADVSKEGSFKMGFHSSWFTLDRVYDRVLASGESGDLLEIPLFFNYSVTNDLEFAFSMPILNYTIKSRILWSKDFRESGSGDSKLAFKYRVFDNPQYQTRGAFGLGFKFPTGSDAKGLGTGKTDFEVYTAFSKNFERVIAHLNLGYVMTGDPNTQFYPDGLADIFYYNIGLEYPHTNNVTVMAEVNGQDWGAEGLKIDVTPGLRYTPTENFAFEVGVPVAVTNDQRYGYNYRVVFGVTTFFR
- a CDS encoding CapA family protein — encoded protein: MSPWLIWLLLGLVDHLWLRIEFAGDLALGREIPRRIESIGADRYFSSLREHLRTADLAVSNLEGSVKTGVGTSSKTMRHDLSFDAEALNCLPQSGFSAFGLANNHARDGGPGSLERTIAELSAIGLTGFAGRHEFLIKGIPIVILAADLTGSPPGGRRYRNLVNQVASDSRENLTFVFLHVGIEDTEYVSPAERSFAKALIDAGAAGVFGHHPHRIKSGGSIGGRPVFHSLGSVLFDRSRKPDCYGLLVRVHVWAGVPLAWETHAIHMQPVTHQPNVMSPSLARNTSAR